One Streptomyces sp. SAI-135 DNA segment encodes these proteins:
- a CDS encoding DUF3099 domain-containing protein — MLARRRRVYFTMMGTCIGLFVLAWGVVRLWSIPVAVGMCVVAMVIPPLAAMVANRRGPDDRWWDDPSGDPKSDEWWDELDGKKRRQ; from the coding sequence ATGTTGGCGCGACGACGGCGTGTCTACTTCACCATGATGGGCACGTGCATCGGACTGTTCGTCCTGGCCTGGGGAGTCGTACGGCTCTGGTCGATCCCGGTGGCCGTGGGGATGTGCGTGGTCGCCATGGTGATCCCGCCGCTCGCCGCGATGGTCGCCAACCGGCGCGGCCCCGACGACCGCTGGTGGGACGACCCCTCCGGCGACCCCAAGTCCGACGAGTGGTGGGACGAACTGGACGGGAAGAAGCGCCGGCAGTAG
- a CDS encoding VOC family protein yields MSSSARLSTVVLDAHDAHELAAFYQRLLGYVVRAEEPHWVLIGPPPGTAGTSLAFETEPEYVPPVWPTREPGDQQMMLHLDIEVDDLEAETRRAVAEGARPAEYQPQDDVRVLYDPSGHPFCLWTGTPPAA; encoded by the coding sequence ATGTCGTCTTCCGCGAGGCTGTCCACCGTCGTGCTCGACGCCCACGACGCCCACGAACTGGCCGCCTTCTACCAGCGCCTGCTTGGGTACGTGGTGCGCGCCGAGGAGCCGCACTGGGTGCTCATCGGCCCGCCGCCCGGCACCGCCGGCACGTCCCTCGCCTTCGAGACCGAACCCGAGTACGTCCCGCCGGTCTGGCCCACGCGCGAGCCCGGCGACCAGCAGATGATGCTGCACCTGGACATCGAGGTGGACGACCTGGAGGCCGAGACCCGGCGGGCGGTGGCGGAGGGGGCACGGCCGGCCGAGTACCAGCCGCAGGACGACGTGCGGGTGCTCTACGACCCGTCCGGGCATCCCTTCTGCCTGTGGACCGGGACTCCCCCCGCGGCCTAG
- a CDS encoding MoaD/ThiS family protein, translating to MPKVTVRYWAAAKAAAGIAEEPFDAATLAEALDAARARHPGELVRVLRRCSFLVDGDPVGTRGHETVRLADGGTVEVLPPFAGG from the coding sequence ATGCCAAAGGTCACGGTGCGCTACTGGGCCGCCGCGAAGGCCGCGGCCGGGATCGCCGAGGAGCCGTTCGACGCGGCCACGCTCGCCGAGGCGCTGGACGCGGCGCGCGCGCGACACCCCGGCGAGCTCGTGCGGGTCCTGCGGCGATGCTCGTTCCTCGTCGACGGTGACCCCGTGGGCACCCGCGGACATGAGACGGTACGGCTGGCCGACGGCGGCACGGTCGAGGTGCTCCCGCCGTTCGCAGGAGGGTGA
- a CDS encoding alpha/beta fold hydrolase, with the protein MSIDPAGRVLRSTGSPHSETPRPAPIRTFLHTDDGVTIDSVYDPPSFVYDASRSPARDLVFVIAHGFTGDVDRPHVRRVVRALTRYAGVVTFSFRGHGASGGRSTVGDREVLDLAAAVAWARELGHARVVTVGFSMGGSVVLRHAALYGRESGGGVDAVVSVSAPARWYYRGTAPMRRLHWLVTRPAGRLVSRYGFRTRIHHRDWDPVPLSPVEAVPRIAPAPLLIVHGDRDGYFPLDHPRMLAEAAGDHAELWIEPMGHAEHAVGDELLGRIGDWAVTAGG; encoded by the coding sequence ATGAGCATTGATCCGGCAGGTCGTGTGCTGCGTTCCACGGGAAGTCCGCACTCTGAGACACCCAGACCTGCACCTATACGGACGTTTCTGCACACCGACGACGGTGTGACGATCGATTCCGTATACGATCCGCCCTCCTTCGTATACGACGCCTCCCGGTCACCCGCGCGCGACCTGGTGTTCGTGATCGCGCACGGTTTCACCGGCGATGTGGATCGCCCGCATGTTCGCCGGGTGGTGCGGGCGCTGACGCGGTACGCGGGCGTGGTCACTTTCTCCTTCCGCGGCCACGGAGCCTCCGGCGGCCGCTCGACCGTCGGCGACCGCGAGGTGCTGGACCTGGCCGCCGCGGTGGCGTGGGCCCGCGAACTCGGGCACGCGCGCGTGGTGACCGTCGGCTTCTCCATGGGCGGTTCGGTGGTGCTGCGGCACGCGGCGCTGTACGGGCGCGAGAGCGGCGGCGGAGTGGACGCGGTGGTCTCGGTCAGCGCCCCGGCCCGCTGGTACTACCGCGGCACGGCCCCCATGCGCAGGCTCCACTGGCTGGTGACCCGCCCCGCGGGCCGTCTGGTGAGCCGCTACGGCTTCCGCACCCGCATCCACCACCGGGACTGGGACCCCGTCCCCCTCTCCCCGGTCGAGGCGGTCCCGAGGATCGCCCCCGCCCCCCTGCTCATCGTCCACGGCGACCGCGACGGCTACTTCCCCCTCGACCACCCGCGGATGCTCGCGGAGGCCGCGGGCGACCACGCCGAGCTGTGGATCGAGCCCATGGGCCACGCCGAGCACGCGGTCGGCGACGAGCTCCTCGGCCGGATCGGGGACTGGGCTGTCACAGCGGGCGGCTAG
- a CDS encoding response regulator transcription factor has protein sequence MSSLLLLTNALQPSTEVLPALGLLLHNVRVAPAEGPALVDTPGADVILIDGRRDLPQVRSLCQLLRSTGPGCPLILVVTEGGLAAVTADWGIDDVLLDTAGPAEVEARLRLAMGRQQIVNDDSPMEIRNGDLSVDEATYSAKLKGRVLDLTFKEFELLKYLAQHPGRVFTRAQLLQEVWGYDYFGGTRTVDVHVRRLRAKLGPEHESLIGTVRNVGYRFVTPEKGERVPDEAKAKADRAKTEDADESAALEDVEA, from the coding sequence ATGAGTTCTCTGCTGCTCCTGACCAACGCCCTCCAGCCGTCGACGGAGGTGCTTCCGGCCCTCGGCCTGCTCCTGCACAACGTGCGTGTGGCCCCGGCGGAGGGCCCCGCTCTCGTCGACACCCCCGGTGCCGACGTCATCCTGATCGACGGACGCCGTGACCTGCCCCAGGTCCGCAGCCTGTGCCAGCTGCTGCGCTCGACCGGGCCCGGCTGTCCGCTCATCCTCGTCGTCACCGAGGGCGGCCTGGCCGCCGTCACCGCCGACTGGGGCATCGACGACGTGCTCCTCGACACCGCCGGCCCGGCCGAGGTCGAGGCGCGCCTGCGTCTGGCCATGGGCCGGCAGCAGATCGTCAACGACGACTCCCCCATGGAGATCCGCAACGGCGACCTCTCGGTCGACGAGGCGACGTACTCCGCGAAGCTCAAGGGCCGGGTCCTCGACCTCACCTTCAAGGAGTTCGAGCTCCTCAAGTACCTCGCCCAGCACCCGGGCCGCGTCTTCACGCGCGCGCAGCTGCTCCAGGAGGTCTGGGGCTACGACTACTTCGGCGGCACCCGGACGGTCGACGTGCACGTACGACGGCTGCGCGCCAAGCTCGGCCCCGAGCACGAGTCGCTGATCGGGACCGTCCGGAACGTCGGTTATCGATTCGTTACGCCCGAGAAGGGCGAGCGGGTCCCCGACGAGGCGAAGGCCAAGGCGGACCGGGCAAAGACGGAGGATGCGGACGAGAGCGCCGCCCTTGAGGACGTAGAGGCATAA